A part of Trueperaceae bacterium genomic DNA contains:
- a CDS encoding metallopeptidase family protein, with the protein MTLERFTSLIAEMVDEIPAEFMRGLGGVHVLPEARLEPDFEDVYRMGEYLDPGSPDFLGAGEGLGRQVVLYYGSFEAIAEEDPDFDWEDEAWETLTHELRHHVESLAGEDWLVQEDVEDARGFLRKR; encoded by the coding sequence GTGACGCTCGAGCGGTTCACCTCCCTCATCGCCGAGATGGTCGACGAGATCCCTGCGGAGTTCATGCGGGGTCTCGGCGGCGTCCACGTGCTGCCCGAGGCGCGGCTGGAGCCGGACTTCGAGGACGTCTACCGCATGGGCGAGTACCTCGACCCCGGCTCGCCGGACTTCCTGGGCGCAGGCGAGGGCCTAGGACGCCAGGTCGTCCTCTACTACGGCTCGTTCGAGGCCATCGCGGAAGAGGACCCCGACTTCGACTGGGAGGACGAGGCGTGGGAGACGTTGACGCACGAGCTCAGGCACCACGTCGAGTCGCTCGCCGGCGAGGACTGGCTGGTCCAGGAGGACGTCGAGGACGCCCGCGGCTTCCTGCGCAAACGGTAG
- a CDS encoding Gfo/Idh/MocA family oxidoreductase, with protein MSELRAAIVGTGGISTNHFEGYRAAGVEVVALCDAVPGALAAKARAWGVERTYLDFAELFAAGGFDVVSIAAPTAVHHPATLRAAAAGVHVLVEKPMALDLRLADEMIAACDAAGVVLMVGHQLRSSGPGRKASELIEAGAVGTVTHVRLRQAHDWGGQGVRPSFRTRASAGGGTLLDNGCHLADLARFFGGSVSEVYARLGTLKYPVEVEDTAHVSMRYADGSLGVIEAAWTATGWEEGFWVYGTEGALECTNRYGPQNLRHAYRASPGSNWDETDVTTFEFTGASSHTRHVMAFIAAVRGDGPVVCSGVDGREAVRIILAAYESAAANAPVAL; from the coding sequence GTGAGCGAGCTGCGGGCGGCCATCGTCGGCACGGGCGGCATCTCGACCAATCACTTCGAGGGCTACCGGGCGGCCGGAGTCGAGGTCGTCGCCCTCTGCGACGCCGTGCCGGGGGCGTTGGCCGCCAAGGCCCGCGCCTGGGGCGTCGAGCGCACCTACCTGGATTTCGCGGAGCTGTTCGCCGCGGGCGGCTTCGACGTCGTGAGCATCGCCGCGCCTACGGCCGTGCACCACCCCGCGACGCTGCGCGCGGCCGCGGCCGGCGTGCACGTGCTGGTCGAGAAGCCCATGGCCCTCGACCTGCGGCTGGCCGACGAGATGATCGCCGCCTGCGACGCCGCGGGGGTCGTGCTCATGGTCGGGCATCAGCTCCGCTCGAGCGGTCCGGGCCGCAAAGCCAGCGAGCTCATCGAGGCAGGTGCCGTCGGCACGGTGACCCACGTGCGCCTGCGCCAGGCCCACGACTGGGGCGGCCAAGGCGTCCGGCCCTCGTTCAGGACGCGCGCTTCGGCGGGCGGCGGCACGCTCCTCGACAACGGCTGCCACCTCGCCGACCTCGCCCGGTTCTTCGGCGGCTCCGTGAGCGAGGTGTACGCCCGGTTGGGGACCCTCAAGTACCCCGTCGAGGTCGAGGACACGGCGCACGTGAGCATGCGGTACGCCGACGGCTCGCTCGGCGTCATCGAGGCGGCGTGGACGGCAACGGGCTGGGAAGAGGGGTTCTGGGTCTACGGCACCGAGGGCGCCCTCGAGTGCACGAACAGGTACGGCCCCCAGAACCTCAGGCACGCCTACCGCGCGTCGCCGGGCTCCAACTGGGACGAGACGGACGTCACGACCTTCGAGTTCACCGGCGCCTCGTCGCATACCAGGCACGTCATGGCGTTCATCGCGGCCGTGCGCGGCGACGGACCCGTGGTGTGCAGCGGCGTCGACGGCCGCGAGGCCGTCAGGATCATCCTCGCGGCCTACGAGAGCGCGGCCGCCAACGCCCCCGTGGCCCTGTAA
- a CDS encoding ThuA domain-containing protein, with protein sequence MRVTVFNEFLHERESDVVREIYPDGIHAAVGAAVKRAHPTATVGYATLHEPEHGLTQAVVDATDVLFWWGHKAHDLVDDAVVDRVQDAVLAGMGLVVLHSGHYSKPFRRLLGTTASLKWREADEKERLWCLQPGHPLLEGVPDYFELPREEMYGERFDVPDPDELLMISWFQGGEVFRSLATWRRGHGTVVYFRPGHETYPTYHDANVQRVLANAAAYAAARVRRPDRGSPETPAIEQVPNPGKEHILGLTSGMAGE encoded by the coding sequence ATGCGGGTGACGGTCTTCAACGAGTTCTTGCACGAGCGCGAAAGCGACGTCGTGCGCGAGATCTACCCAGACGGGATCCACGCGGCCGTCGGCGCCGCCGTGAAGCGCGCCCACCCGACGGCTACCGTCGGCTACGCCACGCTCCACGAGCCCGAGCACGGGCTGACGCAGGCCGTCGTCGACGCCACCGACGTCCTCTTCTGGTGGGGCCACAAGGCCCACGACCTGGTGGACGACGCCGTCGTCGACAGGGTGCAGGACGCCGTGCTCGCCGGCATGGGCCTGGTGGTACTGCACTCCGGCCACTACTCGAAGCCGTTCAGGCGCCTGCTCGGCACCACCGCGTCCTTGAAGTGGCGTGAGGCGGACGAGAAGGAGCGCCTGTGGTGCCTGCAACCCGGCCACCCGCTCCTGGAGGGCGTGCCCGACTACTTCGAGCTCCCGCGCGAGGAGATGTACGGCGAGCGCTTCGACGTTCCCGATCCCGACGAGCTCCTGATGATCTCCTGGTTCCAGGGGGGTGAGGTGTTCAGGAGCCTCGCGACGTGGCGGCGCGGCCACGGCACGGTCGTCTACTTCAGGCCGGGCCACGAGACCTACCCCACGTACCACGACGCGAACGTGCAACGCGTCCTCGCCAACGCCGCGGCCTACGCCGCCGCGAGGGTCAGGCGCCCCGACAGGGGCAGCCCGGAGACCCCGGCCATCGAGCAGGTGCCCAACCCCGGCAAGGAGCACATCCTCGGGCTGACGAGCGGCATGGCGGGCGAGTGA